A window of Streptomyces sp. NBC_01224 genomic DNA:
TCGCCCGGCCCGCTGCGGCAGTTCACCCCGGCCAACTCCAACCATCACAGCCATCCCGCGCAGACCCGGGCCCTGCTCCGCTACCTGCGCTGGCGCAATGCCAACGCCCGCCACCCCGACGTACTCGCCGCCGAGCGCAAGGAACGCGCCCGCATCCGCAGCGCAAAGGGCATCCGCCGGGGCGGACGCCCCCTCGCCCCCGCAGCCTGACCAACCCGGCGAACTGTGGGAGCACCAGGTCGCATCTGTCAGGTGCAGCCAGGGTTGTGATCAGGGTGATCACTGATGGGCGACGGCGACCGCACGCAGCGCTGGCGACCGGCCGACGGCTGGGAGATCGCCCATCGCTGCCACCTCTGACCGTTCCCTGGACAGCTGGATCGTCCACGTGGACCCAGCTGCCTCGCGTATGACGGCCATCGTCCTTGCGGAGGTCCTGGACCTGGGAGGAGCGTTCGCCGAATGGAGACGCCTCGTCGGTTGGCCTATGTGCAGGGGTGGTTTGGATGACAGGGGCCGAGCGCCGAGAAACATGAGGTCTGCGTCATCTCAGGTCACACATTGCGCGTGTAGGTCGCATTCACGCTACCTATACGCGCAATCCTCGATGGCCTGACCAACTTCACCACTTCCGGCCGGGCCCGCACCGCTCCCGCCCTCAGCGTCGCTATCGGACGTACCTGTCCCGACTGCGACAGGCCACTCCACGGTGCACGACACGAGCGGCGGGCCGCACCACGCCGAGCGTGCGCGGAGAAGATCCTGCCGGAGGCTCTCACGGTCCTGACAGGGAGCCGTTCAGGGGCGGGCTGACAGGATCTGTGGGACGCGACTGTTCCTTCTGCCGTGTCCAGTGCTGGGACGACGGCGACAGCTGGAAGATCGACGCCCGCACTGCCCATCCCCTTGCGCATCGTCCCGCAGAACTCTGGTTGGGACAAACGACACCGGCACGGCTCGACCTGGATGGGTCGGTGCCGCTGTCGCGGCGTCGTGCGTGTGCGGAAGGCATCTTCTTCCGTCGGCTCAGGAGCGGCGCCTGCCGCCGGTAGCCCTCGCCTACATCCACGGGCTGCGGTTGATCACGATCGAGTCCCGCCGGCCCGGCGGGGCTGACCGGCCTGGTTTGGCTAGGGAAGGGGGCAGGTGAGGGGGAGGACGCGCTCGGTCAGCTGCCCGGTGAGGTGGGTGTCGGTGAGGGCGGCGTCGGTGAGCCAGTCCGCTGCGGTCAGCTGGTCGGCCAGGTGCTGCAGTTCGCCGGGACCGACCGGGCACCGGGCGGCGAGAGACTTCAGGTCGATGCCCTGGCCGCCGGGGCCGAGGCGTCCCGAGGAACTGGTCTGGGTGGCCAGTGTCAGGGCGAGCAGCCGGGTGCCTGCGGTGGTCTTGGCCTTGCGGAGCTTCTTGTCCGAGACGACTTTCCGGGCCCATCCGCTGAGTTTGGGCCGCATCTTCTTGCCGAACGTGAACGGGGCCGTCCCGTCCCCGCGGGCCACGAGGGACGGGACGGTGACCGGGGTGGGGTTGTCGGGGCGGGAGGCGAGCAGGTCGCCGGCGGTGCCGGGGATGCTCAGCCAGCCGCAGCCGGTCAGCTGCTCGACCAGGTCTTCCGGGTCGGTCAGGCCCAGCGCGGTGAGGTCCTGCCCGACGAGGTTGCCGGTGCCGGTGTGCGCGGTGCGCAGGGTCAGCATCACCACCAGCAGCCGCGCCTCCGGGTCGGGCAGCGGGCTGTGGTCGGCCACATACGCGAGGACGGAGCGTGCGTGCTCCCATTGCGTCGCCGCGGTCAGTAGCCGGGTCACCGCTCGACCATCGCTGTCCGCACCGCAGCCGGTGCGCTGCTGGTGCTGGAGGCGGGCGGTGGTGGCGGCCTGCTCGGCGCGCCGGGCCTCAAGCCGCAGATTGACGTCGCAGGTGACATCGGCCCAGGTGGTGAAAGCGCGTGCCTTGCGTTCCTGGAGGTCGGCGAGGAGCGCCAGGTCGGGTTCGGTGCGCTGCTGGTAGGTGCGGAAGAGCTCACCGAGTTCGACGAGTTCGTCCCGCAGGACGACGGGCCGCAGATCGTGGGGGATGACCCGCTGCGCGATCTTCCCGCACGGATGGCGGCGCCGCGTCGGCGCGGAGCGGGGGGCCGGTACGTCCCGCGGGCCGGCCGCGGACGGGCGACGGTCGGAGAACTGCGGCGCGCCGGCAGGAGCGGTCGACGGGCGGTCGGCAGTGTCCGGGGTACCGGCAGCTGGGCCGGAGGCGGCCTGTGCGGTGGTGACGACTTGTGCGCCGGGCGTGGCGGCCGCGCAGCGTGAGCAGCACTCCAGGGCCTGCCACCAGCGTCCTTCCCGGTCGGTGACCACGGCCAGGACGACCGCCCCGCCGCACCGCCAGGGCTGGGCACGCATCTGCCGGTCGTCGGGACGGAGGTGCGTGTGGCAGCTCTCGGCCCGGCACGCGCAGTACACCTCGGCCCGGGGCCCGGGAGCGGCTCGGAGGTGGGCCTTGAGGTGGGCGACCGCAGCCGCACGGCCGACGACTGCGGACGGCAGACGCTGCTCGGCGCAGGAGGGACGGCTGCACGAGACGCGCACCGCCGCACTGCCACGACCGGCAGCGTCCAGACGCACCGTCCACCGGCGCCCCAGCAGCCGCTCGTTCAGCTCGCTCGCAGTGGCCTCCGTCATCCCGTTCTTCCTCCCATTCCGTGTCCGTCCCCAATGCCCGTACCCGTCCTCGCCGCGACGGACGGGGCGCGGGCCCACCGTACGCGGGCAGGCAGGCCGATGGCTGGTGAACTCGCCCGGTTCACCAGCCCACGGCGTCGACCTGGCCCGACGGAACGGGTGTGAACCGCTGGACGCGCTTGGCGCGCTGGTCACCGGAGACGGCCGACGCTCTGCATCAGGTTGCCGTGCCGGAGACGGGTCACGGCCGGGTGCGCAGCAGCTCGGGCGCACGCGGATGGTCTGCCCGAGCCAGGTGGCTACGTCCTTGTCGATGTACTCAACCAGGCGCATGACTTCGGCGTGTGCGTCGGTGAGGCTGAGCCGGCGTGCACGGCCTTGACTGTTGGACTGGCCGTGCAGTGGCAGGCCGTTGATCAGAGGCTCGTGATGTGCAACGTGGTTACGCGGGGAGCGGACGTGACTGGCGGTGGCGAACACGGTGGCCCGCTTGCCGCCGCTGTTCGGGAATGCCTTGTGCAGGGCCTTGCGCCACACGGTGGAGTCGTAGTCGACGTTCTTCTTGAACGGGCCGTCACCGCGGGTGCCGCCTTCGTCGAGCAGGTGAACCCAGCAGCCGAAGGTGGACTTCGCCACCACCTTCCCGGCCGGGACGGTTCGCAGTGTCTTGCTCGCCGGTCTCCTGCCGGGATCATTGAGTGGTGTGCATCGTGAGGTTGCTGGTCACGGGTCTGGTGTGCGCGGGATTCTGGATGCTCGTGCTGGTTGAGGGCGGATGATTTCGGTGAAGATCGTCGGTCAGCGGACGACTTCGCGGTTCGTCCGGACGAGCAGGGTCCTGACCAGGGCGGTCGCCCACTTCGGGTCGGTGCGTACCTTGCCGAGCACGCGCCGGTTCTTGAGGTGGGCGATTGGTCTGGTGCCGGGTGCTGAACGCACCGAGCTGTGGCATGGAGTAGCCGGACGGGCCGACCCCAGCCTGCCGCGATCAGCGCCATCAGGCGTCCACGCCGACGGAAATGCGGGCGGCCCGCACGTCCCCCAGGTAGCCGCGGGGCCACAAGGTCTCGTGTGTAGCGGGCAGCGGATCCCTGACGGCGCTGGAGGCCGACGATGTGCCGGACGACCACCTTCGCTTCGGCCAGGGCCTCGGACCTGCCATCGCGCATCAGCCAGCAGGTCGGCGTCCGGAGCGGTTGCACGTCCTCGTGCCCGGCGCTGCAACCAGCGCCGGGCGTCAAGAAGGCCGGTACGCCTGGCGCGTGGCGAGTTCGCGTACCGTCGCCATGTCGCTGAACGGCAGCAGTTCCTCGTTGACGATCTGGTAGGGCTCGCTGCCTTTGCCCGCGATCAGGATGACGTCGCCGTGCCCTGCGGCGGACAGGGCGAAGGAGATGGCGCGGCGGCGGTCGGCGAACCGCTCGAAAGTGGTGCCGCTCGCGAGCAGGCCCGGGACGATCTGATCCATGATCGCCCGGGGGTCTTCGTTCCGGGGATTGTCCGAAGTGAGAACGCACAGATCGGAGTAGGTGCCGGCGATCTCCCCCATCCGGGCGCGCTTGGTGACGTCCCGGTCCCCGCCGCAGCCGAAGACCGTGACGACCCGGCCAGAGGCGAAGCTGCGGATGGTGGTCAGCACCTTCTCCAGTGAGTCTGGGGAGTGCGCATAGTCCACGATGACGGACGTGCCGTCCGGGGTCTCGTAGCGTTCGAACCTTCCCGGGATCGGGGGCATCTGCTCGAGTGCGGCGACGAGTCCGGCCAGATTGTGCCCGATGAGGTGGCAGGCTGCGACAGTGGCCAGTGCGTTGGAGACGGAGAACCGCCCAGGCACGGGGATCGCCGCCGGATACTTGTGGCCGGCGTGGTGCAGGGTGAAGCGGGTGCCGACGGCGTCCATGGTGAGGTCGGTTGCCCGGTAGTCCGCCTCCGCGTCGATGCCGTACGTGACGACCGCGCCGGGCATGATCGCCCCGATGCGGGCTCCGACCGGGTCGTCGGCGTTGACCACCGCACGCCGGCACAGCCCCTGGAACAGACGCAGTTTGGCGTCCCGGTAGTTCTCCATGGTGCCGTGGTCGTCCAGGTGATCCTGTGTCAGGTTGGTGAACACCCCTACGTCGATGAACGAGTGGTCGAGGCGGTGGGTCAGCAGGCCCATCGACGTGGCTTCGAGCGCCACGGTGCCGACACCGCGGTCGCGCATGTACCCGAGCAGATACTGGAAGTCCGGCGACTCCGGTGTGGTCAGTACCGACATCGGCATCGGGATCAGTTCGTCGCCGATCCGGCTGCCGCCCGTCCCGATGACCCCCACCCTGGCGTGCTCGGCGACCCTCAGCACCGACTCCACCATGGAGGAAACCGACGTCTTCCCGTTGGTGCCCGTGACGGCCACCATCTTCATCTGCCGGCCTGGCTCCCCGTGGTAGCGGGAGGCGACGACCGCGGCCGCCTTGCGCGTGTCCGCGACGGCTACGACGCATACACCAGCTGCCGACGCCCAGGTCGCGACTGGAGGTTGCGCCGTCGCGGAGCAGATGAGTATCGCCACCGCGCCGCGTGCGAGAGCCGGTCCGACGGACTCGGGGCCGCCCTCGCGATGGCCGGGTACCGCGATGAACAGGGATCCCGGAGCGGCGCGGTGGGCGTCGAAGCAGGTGCCTCCGGTGATCCTCGTCTCCGGATCGCCCTCGATGACTTCATGGTCGTGCCCGGCGAGCAGCTCGCTCAACTTCACAAGGGTCCTCTCGAAGATGCACCGGCCGCCGGTCGTCCGGCGGTTGGCGCGCAGGCGGCGCCAGGGCGCCAAAGGATGACGAAGCAGGAAATTGTGGCGAGGATCGTCGCCGTGCGGTTACAGAGGTGGGGAGCGGCGGCCGCGCAGAAAATGGACCGCCTGCAGGGGCGGAATGATCTGGGAAATGCCGAGAATTGCCCGGAATCGCTAGCCGTGGCCGTGCAACGCGCGACAGTAGATCGTCGGCGCGTTCACCGGGGCGACGGTCGTCGCGCACGCGGCGGCCGGGCACAGGGCATGAGCGGCCTGGAACAGGCACTCCCTCACTGCGCATGTGCGACCCATGTGTGGAGTGTAAGCCCAGCCGCGGGGGCGATCGCCCACCGCTCGTTTGCACATCTGCGTTACTGCTGCCGCACTGTCTCCGGCACCCGCGCCGCGAGGCACGCCGTGCGGTGGCGCAGCCGGAAGCCCAGCGACTCGTACAGCCGGATGGCGTTGGTGTTGCGCGCGGAGGTGTGCAGGAAGGGCCTCTCGTCGCGGGCACGGACGCCGGGGCCACCGCCAGGACCAGGCGCCGGCCACGCCCTGCCCGCGGAAGGCCGTGTCGACGCAGACCGCACTGATCTCCGTAGCTGGAGCGGATCACGGCTTGCCGCAGTGAACTGGACGCGCTCGCCGAGGAGCTGGCCAAGCAGCTGCAGGAGGTGCGGGCCGAGCGGAGGAACTGGTGATCGCCGATCGGGTCCTGGTCCGGCTGGCCGAGCAGGACCGGACTGCGGCGGAGGCCGTCGCGGCCGTCGCCCCGGCTCCCGCCCGGGTGGCGGGGCGGGCGGTGCTGTTGGTCCCGCACCGCAGCGAGACTCCCGACGAGGCCGCCCTGCCCGGCGACTACCGCAAGATCCTGGCGATCGTCCGGGCCGCCGACGGCCCGGTGCAGGCCAAGGGCGTCGGCGAGGAGCTGGGCCCGGAGATGACGGCGCGCGGCAGACTGGAACCGCTGATCCGTTCATTGCTGCGCGAGTACTACCCGGCGGCTCTGGAGGCGTGGCGGCACAAGGCCGGCGGACTGACCCGGTCGGACGCGCCGCTTCGCCACTGCGGGCGGGCGCAAGACATACGCGGGAGCGGCCCCGATCACCCGGGCCTCGGGCAAACGCAAGTACGTCGGGCGCCGGTTCGTGAAGAACAACCGGCTCAACCACGTCGGCTACCTCTGGGCCTTCGCCACCCTCACCCACTCGACGGGTGACGCCCACTACCGGAAGCGACGGGAGTACGGAGACCGGCATGCACAAGCCCTGCGGCACCTGTTCAACCGCATGCTCGGCCTGCTCCACCACTGCCTCCAGGCCCGTGTTCCCTTCGACGAATCCGTCGCATTCCCGACAGTCTGTGCTGGACAGGCGGACTGAGCAGGGGAAGCGCAGTCCCGACCCACGCTGTTGGTGGGATACAACGGCTCATATGACGGTCTTCCACTGCACGAAGTGCAGCGCCGAACTCACCCCGGACCTGCAGGAGCTTCCGGGCGTCCCGGATGTCTCCGTGCACGACAGGGACCGCCACAGCAAGACCCGGCTCGCGCCGTCGACAGTCCCACGGGGCAGCTATGCCATCGATCCCGAACCCTGGGGCGCCCCCTTCGCGGCCGCTGGCACCCGGACCACGACCGTTTACGGGAGGGCTCTTCTCATGCCACCCGGCATGACCGGCATGGTGCCGGCCGGGCCCAGGAACTCCGTGATTGTGCACCCGGAGGACGTGCCTAGCCTGCAGCTGATCGGCTCCCTGGGCATCCACCATGGGTGCTGCGGACCGCTTGGAACCGGGGGCCGCAACATGACGTGCATGTGCGGGTCGCTCGTGGCCACCCTTGTCGCGGACTGCATGGGCCCGCACGAACTGCACCTGGATCCGCTTCGGGCATACGCCTTCACGTCTGACACATCAACGTGATCACGGATCGCCCGGCGCCTACCGATCGGCGTCCTTGGCGGACATCCTTGACTCCTTAGCCGCATGAGGTGTCTCTCTGCAGGAGAGAGGTCCCCTCCCGTTCACCCCCTCCCCGGGCAGAGGCGTGATCGTGCACCTGCTGGTCGCACGCGGGAGCGGGCAACGTTTGCGTCGGTGCGCAGATCCAGGGGCGCCGCTGCGCCGGCGGCCGGCGTTCTACGACTTCCCCGCCGAGCACTGGATCCACCTGCGGACC
This region includes:
- a CDS encoding UDP-N-acetylmuramoyl-L-alanyl-D-glutamate--2,6-diaminopimelate ligase, encoding MKLSELLAGHDHEVIEGDPETRITGGTCFDAHRAAPGSLFIAVPGHREGGPESVGPALARGAVAILICSATAQPPVATWASAAGVCVVAVADTRKAAAVVASRYHGEPGRQMKMVAVTGTNGKTSVSSMVESVLRVAEHARVGVIGTGGSRIGDELIPMPMSVLTTPESPDFQYLLGYMRDRGVGTVALEATSMGLLTHRLDHSFIDVGVFTNLTQDHLDDHGTMENYRDAKLRLFQGLCRRAVVNADDPVGARIGAIMPGAVVTYGIDAEADYRATDLTMDAVGTRFTLHHAGHKYPAAIPVPGRFSVSNALATVAACHLIGHNLAGLVAALEQMPPIPGRFERYETPDGTSVIVDYAHSPDSLEKVLTTIRSFASGRVVTVFGCGGDRDVTKRARMGEIAGTYSDLCVLTSDNPRNEDPRAIMDQIVPGLLASGTTFERFADRRRAISFALSAAGHGDVILIAGKGSEPYQIVNEELLPFSDMATVRELATRQAYRPS